The Anas platyrhynchos isolate ZD024472 breed Pekin duck chromosome 6, IASCAAS_PekinDuck_T2T, whole genome shotgun sequence sequence CAGGATGAGGCACCATGCTGTACAAGAGACCCCAGCCTCCAGGCCACGCCAAGAAATGGGTTTTCACCCAACACTTTTCCTACGGCGAGAAGAGCAAGAGCCCGATCCTCAAGCAAACGGCGAACACAGCAAAGAGCACATGTCCACATCTGAGGCAACTGAGGTGATGCTAATTTTCTTGCCAATGACCTAATGTCTCCGGATTTTTTTAGTGTGCTTTCTGAAGTGACATTTCAGTTTGGCTTGAAGAAACACTGAgataatatttttacattagaTGTATTTCCAACCCAAGAACTGGCCTGCACTTAAGGAACAAAGATCAAATTTGGTATTGTACGAGCATCTCCAGCGTGCCTGAAATGAGTCATCCTGGAGCGGCGCGGAGCTGGCTCGTCCCCGCCACGCTGCCCGCGGTGGCACGGCCACGGCCACCCCCACGGCGCCACTCCCCACGGCGGGTGCCATCCTGGTGTGACCCAGCCAGATGGCAGAGACCCCACATCTGCCACACTTGGAGGTGTTTGCCAGGAGGTCCGGACccccagggaagcagcaagGTGCTTCTGCAGACACTCTCTGATGACAAGGATCCCTCCCCAGGGCCAGGCAGTCCTTCTGCGGGGTCCACGCACTCCGTTTCATGGCCCCAAATACTCCTTCCCTTGGCTAAAGCATTTCTTCTCTGACCCCCAAATATTCCAGCTCCAGACCCCAATTACTCTTTTTCTAGTCACACCTTTTCTTGTCCCAAAGACTTCTTTGCCTTGGCAACAGGCACGCTTCTCTGAGCCCAAATCCTCCTTCCCAGGGCcacatcctccctccctggcttCAGATCCTCTTCCTCTGGGCTCAACACTTGCTTCTCAAGGCCAAACGCCCACCCCCTGGACCCGGATGCTCTGTGTCTCGCCCTGATATTCATCCTCTGGCTGGCAGCCCGGAGGCCAGCAGGAGACCAGCACCTTCCTGCGCTGCAATGCAGCGTGCCACTGCAGGAGCCCCGCTGTCCTCTCCACGAGGCTCACCCAGCACCATGCTCTCCCCACAGCCTCCAGGAGCTTCtctccccgccgtggggcagcaccaGGCCGTTAGCTCAGCACAGACTGCCCGAGGGGCTGCCCTCCAGCTCCTCGCTGCCAGCAGGGATGTATCTGCACGGCGGGACCCCCCTCACCCATGTCTGCTCCCCAGGACCAGATGTCCCTGGGGACAGGCTCAGACAAGCGGACATTGGTATCAGCCTGTGGtgctctgctgagctcccagGCTATCCAGGTCCTTGCTGGCATGTTTCCACATGAGACACCTGCTGCAGGAAATTCAGAAATGCCTACTGCGAGCCACTTGTTCCCCAAAACAGGCCATGGGGGGCTCGGTTTGCTTTCTGCACCACGAAGGGACAGGGCAGGGAGCCCGGTCTGAGTCGGCGAGGGCCACGTGCGTGGGGCAggccagcaccctgccctcaaTTCCCACTGCCCCACACGCATGGCTAGGAGCCCGGCGCCTCTGCCAAGCAATCCCAGCCTGCCTAATATCGCTGCTAAGAATGTACCAGACCGGATCCTTGGCTGAGCTAAATAAATGCAGCTCCCTCCATCGGTCTCAGCGGAGCGACTTTGATTTATGATAGCCGAGATCTGGGCTGGTTCATTCCTCGCAGAATTGGAGTTAGGGCTGGGAGGACACTTGAAGGTCAGCCAGGCCAGCCTCCAACCACAGGCGGGGCCGGTCCCGCGGTCCCCAGCCCCGCGGCCGTGTCCAGCCTGCTCCTCAAATCACCCGCAGCGGCCCCCGCCAGCATCACAGCCACCGAGCCAGGTAAGAGCCAACTCGGGCAGCCGTGCCCCTCCTCGCTGCTGTTTCCCTGGAGAgcacacagcagagctgctctgccagAGCCGCCCCTGCAGCACGGCCCTCCCCCGAGATGCCTGCCCGTGCTGGCTCCCCCCGTCCCGGTGCCACCCGCAGCCCTGGCAGGGGCTCGGTCCTCCCTCCAGACACTTGCTGGGGCGAGCAGGCTCCCGGGGCCTTAACATGCGGTTACTCACCAGCCGGGCGGGGGGGCGGCTTCTCCTTCACGGCCCCAGATGCCATGGTGCTAACCCGGGGAAGCCGGGACCTCTCGGACCTTTGGGCAAAGTCCAGCCAGCGGGGCGTGAGCGAGCGgggccgcagcagcagcagcagcagcaccaccaccaccagcagcagcaccagcaccaccaggagcagcaccagcaccaggagcagcagcggctgcagcagcagcgatCACGGCCCGGCGCTGGGGGCCGCGTCCCCCCGGCTCCTGTCCCCCCTCCGgccgcccccggggccgccgccgcccatTGCCccccgcagctgcccccggcCGCGCCGCCCCGTCCCGCAGCGCCGCCCCGGGGCCGCGGGcaccccgccgccgccggcccctcgccgccccgccgctcgctgccctccccctccctttctcccttcccttcttcccttcccctgcaccGCCGGCCATGCCGCGCCgccgcccctccccgcccctcccgCCCAGCCTCACCGCGCCCTGCCCGCCGCCGGGACCCGCTGCGGGTCCCCCCCCGCTGCCACcgcccccgctgctgctgctgctgcacgcaCGTGTGCGGCATGTGCACGCCCGGCGCGACGGACACCGCCGGGATCGGGCCCCGGGAGGTGACACCCGGCTGTGATGCCCCAAGTGTGCCACCTGGCAGTGACACCCCAAATGTGCCACCCCAAATGTGTCACCCCAACTGTGCCACCCCAATTGCTGTCCCTGCCTAGAAACAGCCGGCGGGACCCGAGCCACGCAAAGCCACCTGGACACTGGTGAACGTGGGTACCACAGgggatttttccccttttttgggGGTAAAGTCCCCCACGCACTTCTGTGCCCCATCTCCTGCAGTGCCAGGCTCAAGGCCACGCTGGCAGAGAGGCCCCAGGCTCCAGCCCCGCTGTGCTCTcgcccctgcccttccccacaccaccccctttcccttccccttctttctgtcctcccCTCACCCTGCAGCGCAGCCTGCATAATCCCCGCTGGGCATGGCACTCAGGGCACTCGGGTTCTCCCTCACCAGTTTGCCCAGTGACAACTGGGAGCCCCGCTGCTGCTCGGGTCACTCGAGAGCAGCTGGCAGACCTGGGCTGGCCTGTGCCAGAGGGAAGGGGGGCACCAGCTCACCGATGGCTGCAGCAACAAAAGGCACCTTATAAAGAAACACAGCAGCGCTTATTGGCACGGCCCCGCGCTCCCGCACACGCCAGCAGCTGGGATCTGGCACACAGGCGGCTTCGGGCCGGCACAGCggaggctggggaggctgccagccctgcagctcccgtCCTCCCACACCGCCAcgtccccagggctgggctctCCCTCCAGCCAGGCTCCCCGGGGGCACGCTGCCAGCTGCCACTGGGGAGTCTGCgggctcctcctgcctgccctgctttCCGTCCCACCCCAGGCCATGTCCCCAATTCGGGTCCCCGTGGAGCCTGCCTCTCGCGGGGTGGCACGGGCAGCAATTAACATCCTCTCTCCCCAGCTCTCGGCGATAAACGCTCCTCGGGGTGGTCCAGGATGGGGAGATGAGCAGATGCACCCCCGGGGACACCGTTTGCCTGTGCATGTCCCTCTGGGGCGATGCTCTGCAATCTGCAGtgcctgccccagggctgccctgggACTCGGATCTGTAATTGCGAAATTCTGGCTGCTGCCGCAGGAGCAgccttccctctgccccagctcccACACCACCCCCTCgccagcaccaccagccccGGTGGGACCCTGTGTCCCCACACAGCACCCTGCCTCCTGCTCATGGCCCCATGCACACACTGGGTcactgccctggggacagcagcccctgcccagtgACAGCTGGAGACCTgcacacctcctcctcctgcccaagGGGGACAATTGCTCCAGAGCGAGGGCCGGGCACTTGTGGAGTCTCTGCCCCACACTGGAGGTGTCAGTGCGGGGTGTCcctgtgcagcagctggggaggtcCCATGTCGGGTGGCCAGGGTGTCCCTGTCCGGGGTATGGCActacgggggggctgcagcatcccaCTGTGGGgttccctgctgtggggcaatCCTATAGCAGAGTATTTCCCATTGCGAAGTGCCATGTAATGGGGAACAGGCTCCTagcagcagagcacaggacGGCCTGTGAGGGACATGCCGGGCTCTCCCTGAGCTCAGGGACACATGCCCACCTCtgctcctcactcagctcccaGCTGGAGGTctcgccctcctgcctgcctccagccaAGGCCACCAGAGGAGGCAGAGGCACACCAGTGCTCAGGGAGGGCAAGCTGTGTTTTCATTCGGGAAAACTTCCTTCTTGCAAGGTCAAGATAAAAGCATGGACTGAGGATATCGTGTGCTGAGGGACGCCAGAGCCTTGGTCTGAGCCTGGAGGCTCCATGAGCCAAGGCTGTCTGGCCAGGACAGGGAGCTCCGCGGCTctgtggggtgcagggggcacCCACGGCCTGGCCACGGGTTGTTGCTACCAGGCTCTGTGGATGGTAAGCGAGGCACTGTCCCCGCAGTGTCACTGGGGCTCTCCACTTTGCTCCTTTGTGCcttggcagagcagcaggaagcagaTTCCTCCTCCAGAAAGCAGTGATCCACGGCTGGATGCTGCCACCCTCTGCTGCTCGGTGCCTCTTGGACATCGCCAGTTTTGCTGCACAGATCTCGCCCGGCCTCTGCACCACCACATCGCTGCCCTCAGTGTCCCAAACAGAGGGAAGGCCTCGCCAGCACCTCTCCCCCAAAAATGTCCTCGGGGTGACCCAGGGACCACAAAGCAGACACGATATCCCACCCTCCTCTCCTGACTGCAGGCTCTGGAGGCGACACAAAGCTCAGACCTACAGCTCCCAACAAGGCTGGGGAAGATGAAACACGGGATGTGCTCCCACCTCCATGCCTGCCACAACAGGACGATGCCTCCTGGCCAGACCAGCCACCTCTcaggccagcagcacagcccagccctcacccttccctctccccagcagcagaggttgggctCGGGCTGCCAACACGCAGCACAGGGTTGGACTCCACAGCGAGCCTTGGCGGCCCAGGTGGGCAGCAAGCAGCTTTGGCCACTCACCTCATGTTGGAGGCCAAGGGAGTACCAAAGCTGTCCtctgagcagcaagggctgcGCCGGATGCCTTTCCTCTGCCTGCCTCGCTCCTCCTCCCTCTCAGTCCAGGGGGCATCTGTGGCCGAGCTGGTCCCAGAGTCTGGCTCCAAGTGAGCCAGAGGAGCAAAGTTCTCCTCGATCAGCTTGGCGCTGTCTCGGATCTGTCCCTGTACTTCTGGGGTGAGGGTTGGGAGGTCAAAAGTGAAAAAGGTCCCATGGGTGcgggctggggaggagaggatgTCAATGGAGTCCAGGCTGGTGTAAGACGTGCCTTTGGCTCGATGGGACTCCATGATGCTCTCAAAATGCTTGCTGAAAGAGTCCATGCCATCCTTGGAGAGGCTGTGCCCTAGTAGGAAAGGCACTGGAGACTTGAGCATACCCTGCGTGTCTCGATCCATGATCCtagagggaaagaaagggagaagaactGGTCACTGAGGAGCAAGGGATCAGAGCCCTGAAACAAAAGCCCATGCACTGCTCCGGAAGGAAACTGGGAGGGCAGAAGTCTCCTCTGAACAGCTGCAGGACGCCAGACCTCCGAGGAGAAGCCTTGCCTGCCCAAGACATGATGGGAAGAGGGACTGCCTGGCCTCCCTCCAGACATATGCTTCTCCTTTAATGAGCTGCAGACTTTTGTTCCTTTCGTGGCTCATCCTCCTAAGAAGCTTATGAGAGGGCTACTGCTCCCAGCCACTCGCCTTGAGCTTAGATCCAATAAACGGCTCAAGCACCAAACCAGGATGTGCTTCAGCTCCACTTCTAACCAAATCTGCAAGTGCTTGAATTTTCCACGAGCCTTCAGAGCTCCACGGCGCTCCCGAAGCCACCGAGGGCAGCACAACACCTTCGTCCACGTACGCGACACCGAGGGCACCGAGCAGAGCCTGCCTGCAGGtctgcacaggcagcagctccccacacAGGTTTtgaagaaggagggaaaaacagGACGGCTTGGTGCTCAGAGCACCTGCACCCAGCCCAGCTTACTTCCATGGGGACTGCTCCAGCCTCTGGGCTAtgcctctcctacaaagacgaTCCACTGTGAAAATAACACAGGATGACTCCAGAGAGAATAAGATACCCTATCCTGACAGCAAGGGCAAAACCCCaggtgctgctccctgccaagGCACCCAAACCCATCTCTCCTGGCCCTGGAGAATCATCTGGCCACGTACCAGCCCTGCAGGAAGGCTCAGCTCGGCTCCAGCATGGGTCTgggcccagcccagcacaggagctgctAAATCTCCAACCCCTGGGACTTTTCTTCGGTCAGTGAGGTAAGTTGCAACCTGCCCATCGGTCCGAGCATGTGGCCGTAGGGATACTTCCAACACCGAGAACAGCAGTGCTTCAGTCATACAGGCATAAACACAGCCCTAAAAGCCTGTTTTACTCAGAAGCTGCTATCGCTTTATTAAAGTACCAGAAAAGCACTTGTTATGCCACTCTCTTTCCTGATTAAAAGCAAAGAACTGATCCAGCTTGTCATAACATTTGTTATGAACAAACAGCCTCATACAGAAggctcagaaaatgcattgctgtTTGAAGCACCAAGTGGTTTTCTCATTCATTAGCTTTCATACGCCGCTCAGAAATCTCACCCTGATTATTCAGCAGGCCACGAGCTGCCAGCTTCACTGCACCAGATGCAGGTGGCCTCAAAGGGAGCCCAGCGAAGTGAGCAGTGGGGAGGAAAGGCAGGATGAAGGCTGCTCTTGTTGATCCAAGAGCATTTCCCCAGCTGCACAGCACTGTACCGCGTCCTTACCAGTCCTGCACGAGCCCCAGGAGCCGCCTCAGAGGGGACTTTCTGATGAGGACACGGGAGATGAGACCTCTCAGCATTTGCAAGTGTGAATGTGCGCTCCCTGTCCTTACCATTCTGCACCgtgctgctgagctgagctAATGCTGCTGACTTCATTTTGCGTCTTGCATCCATAAGGAGGGCCATGGGCTGCACATGGAAGGACAGCAGCCGCAGACAGAAAGGACCTTGTTCCAGGGGAGGGCAAGGGAATCGGGCTTATTTTTGTCATCAAGCTTACTGCTGCcaaaacactgagaaaacatAGCTGGTTCTGTGCACACCATCTGAGCTCCAGGAGCgacctccccaccccaaaacagcAAGCCAGCTGTGAGCAAAGCCATTCAGACACAGCCTGCCCCGTGCTGCCCAACAAtgcctggctctgctcctggctgctcGCAGGCAGGGGCGGTGCAGGGGGCACAgccccacggccaggctggggcagcacgagaggaggagatgctgagggtgcattcaagcacctgcacagcagcagcaggcagcacaaaAACGTGTGTCTGTCTTCGAGCTGGCGCGGGACACACGCTGATCCTCTCTTGGAGGTGGGCCAGGTGGGTGAGCAGGGGACACGCGTCCCCTCCGGGAAggctcccctggcagcaggccCAAGGGCTGTCCTGGGCAAGGCTGCTCCGCTTCCAGGGAGGAAAGGTGCTTCTGCCTCCAGCCAGCCCTGTACGCTCCAGGGACTGGGGCACCGTgctgcaaagcctcctctggctCCTCGGCCAAGGCGTTGGCACTGCTGGCCATGCCAGGCCCTGCCACCACCTCACTGACCTGCCAGGGAtgctcggggaggggggagatgaGCCTGCCCTTGCTGACAGGTCTCAGCTCCCTGCCTCTAATGGGAATAAAGACAGTAAAGGCTTAGGCTGGTCATTAGATGTAGATCTGGCTCTAAATATACTCAGGGAGAGGATTTGCTGGAAGAAGACACTGTTTCTTCTGTCACTTTCCATGTCTTATTTGATTCTGTATTGAATTTTTCAGCCTGATGTCCTGCCAGCTGTTAGCACGTCTCTTATTTTGGGAGGGCAGATCACACAGAAGGTGCCCTTTGGCCAGAATTTAAAGGGCAACACGACAGTGCCCAGCCAATCCCCCCTTGCAGAGGGTGCTAAACCCCTAAGGCTAGGTTTCCAAAGGGATTTATATCTGCAAATCAGCGTCCGATGGTGCTTCAGCAATTTTGCAGGGCTGGTCCTTCCCGGCTACCAACAAGGTGCTCTGCAGAGAAACTGCCAGGGCAGAAGCTGCTGGTTTGCAACAGCTCTTGCAGGGCAGGGTGGCGCTGGCTCCTGGGACACAGGGGGGTAAGGGGGATATTTAATCGCCCCAGCATCACCCCTCCTGCAAGCAGGCGAAGCAGAAAGCTTGGAGTAGCAAACATCAATAGCAGTGACTGGTAAACAGGAgggagggctgcagctgcagagcttgGAAGCAGCGTGTAAGCAAAAACCCAGGGCTGTAATGCAGGGACCGAACAAGCTTGCGGTTTTAGGCAGGCGATTTTCAGCATGCTGCCCGCTGGGTCTGCACCTCgctggggagcaggcaggggtctgcacaccaaaaaaaagccGAAAGCCATGGGTCTGCAGAGCAGCCGCATAAAATGGGCACACCACAACTACATACTTATACCGGGAGCAGCGTGTTTCGGGGCTGCAGTGCGTTTCAGTACACATCCGACCTCTCCAGCACTGCCTGGCGAGCTGCGGTAAGGTGTCTCAGAGGACAAAAAGCAGGTCTAGGCTCACAGCCCACAGGAATTGTAATGGCCTAGTACAGCTTTGGAAATAGATTACCATCACGTAAGGTAATGGTTACAGCAACTTGAAGAACTTGCTCGGAGTGATAACAATATAACTTTACAGCTTTGCAAATCTTCTGTGAcaattcatttggaaaaaaaatgcatttccttcttgGGAAAAACAGCAGGAGCCCAGCTCCCCTCTGCAACCTGCACCTTCCCTTCCACTTCAGCCCAGCTCCTCACACTTCTCCCTCCCAGAGCAGGGGCACCACGGAGAGTTATTTTTTCTATCATCTCTTCCCACCACCAACACCAAacctccctcttccttttcttccaccCCCGTGCATCCTGCCCGCCTTCGGCACAGTGTGGCTGTGCACGCTGCCAGGCACCCCCCTGTCCTGGCACGCGGGGACTGCCTGGCTCTGTTTCCCCAGCGAGGCCTTGCTGCCATGTGTGGAGCATTTTCTGATGAAGCTGAGCCCCCCTCAACCCACCCATCACTGTCCTGGTACACGACCTTTTGCCACACAAGTGAGAAACGACACCGTGCAGTGGTGTGGAAAGGCTCTCTCCAGCCCAAAGAGCTCCCCTGGCACTGTCACCCGAGTGCCCTGGCTCGGATGGGTGAACGGAGCTCAGGGCTTGTCTCCATGGGAGCAGGTCCTGAGGTCTGTGCCCTGCACCAGACACCAGCACCGCCACAGACACCAGCACTGCCACACTCCTTCATGGGGCAGTGAGGGACCCTCAGCCCTGTGGGGTGCCCCAGCAACCCCCCGACCCCACGCACAGTTGCCAAGAGTTTTGGCTTGGGCCCTCGTTTGGCAGAGCCCATTTTGTCATGCACTTGGGATACCGAGAAGGGCGAGGGTAGCTTTCTGCCCTCAGACGCTGAGCCTCACCTttccctgttctccttcctcaTGGCCTCAAACACCTCATCGTCCTCCTCCACGTCTCCGCCACGCAGCCCGCCCTTCGTGCGCTTGGCGCTGTGCTCGGGGAGCCCCTCGGGCGTGCTGTTCCTCCGTCCTGGCGTCCCCACGAAGCTGGGGTTGCTCTCGCTGTCCTTTTGGCTCTCGATAGCCGAATCCACCTCATCCTTCTCGGCCAGGATATCGTCGATGTTGGTTTCACGATAGCACCGCAGCGGCACGGTGTCCAGGTCTGTCTCGGAGTACTTCACCGTCCTCCTGATGATGCCCGTCTCGCAGGAGCCGTGCTCCTTGCCGCCCTGCGGGGACACCTCGATCTCCACCTCCACGTGGCTCAGTCCATGCTCGGGCACCGACTTCTGCGGCTCCGTGGGCAGCAGGCAGCCGGGCTTCGGGGAGGGCTCAGCAAGGGGGGCCGAGGAGCCTGGAAGAGAGCCCAGAGCCCCCGTTCGACCCCAAGTCCCAGTGGATCAGGGCCCTGTGCCCCCCACAGACCAGCTGGTAGCCACAGGTCCCTGCCCGACACCTTACCTGCCTTCGGGGCCTCCATTGAGCCATAGAAGAACTCCCACTTGGCCCTGGCGATGCGCTGGGcatgggctgagctctgccggGGGCACGGCCAGGCGCTGCCCTGCAGGGGGACACGGCGGTCAgcggccagcagggctgggacaggACATCTCAGCCCACTGTGGGGTCACAGGCACCTACCTGTGGCCGGGGGCTGGTGGGGACGTCCCCCGGAGGGGCCTGCAGCCCGTTGGTGAGGGAGCTGAAGAGGCAGCTGGTGGCGAGGGTGCCAGcatccctcccagccccgcgGGCACGCGTCTCCCCCGGGGACCTGCTGCCGGCCAGGAGCGGGTCGGACACGGAGGCCTCCAGCTTCAGCTTGCGCAGCAGccgctcctggggctggggctggggctggggctggccagGGGGCACGCACCAGCCCTCGCCGTGCTCCACAGCACAGGGCCCGTTCtcccggggggccggggggccgcCGAGGGGCCGCACGCTGGCCTTCTCGATGAAGCGGAAGGTGACGACGGAGCTGCGTCCCTCGGGGGCCACCAGCGGGCTGCGGCTGCCGGGCGAGGTGAGCCCCGCCACGTGCTGGCCCCTCCGCGGGGTGCAGGGGGCTGTCAGGCGCCCCCCGCCCGGGCAGCCGCCGTTGCCGAAGGGTCCCGTCTCCGTCGGCTTGCGGGCCAGGGAGCCCGTGCTGTTGTAGAGGCCGAGGGGGCTGCGGCGGGCGTCAGGGGCCAGGCCCTTGCgcaggaggtggaggcggcCGGCATTGAGGTTGGGGGTGAGGCAGCGTGGGGGGCTGCGGTGGTCCAGATCGGGGCTGACGGCGGCTGGAGGCCAGGGGCGGTGGTCCCCGGGGTGGGAGAAGGGTGGGGGCGAGGCAGAGCAGCCCTCAGCCGTGGGGAGGTGGACGAGGCCCCCGGCCTGCGCCATGCTGATGGGGAGGGGAATGCAGGCGTCAGGTCCGGAGCTGGGCAGGGCGAGGCATCCTCAGGCAGCCCTAAAGGACACGGAGAGGTGGTGAGAGGAGGGGGAGCAGGGTGGAGAGGTGCagacagggggatgctgctcagAGGTGGGCGTCGGGTGGAGGTTGGCCCAAGCACCTGCAGACAGGTGGCCTGAGAGGAGCCCCGACTGCCCCGCACCCAGACTGATGCAAGGGCACGACTGAGGGCACCGGGGTGGCTCTGAAACCCCCAGAGGGACTTCACCAAGTGGGGGCCGGGAATGCCAGGAGAAGTGACAGGTCCTCAGGAACAGGAGGCTGGTGTGGGGACAAACGGGTCTGCGGTGTGATCAGCCTCCGCACCGCCACAGGGGGCCAGGGCAATGGAGAGGACATACAAAGGGCGGGTGCCCTGTCCTCATGGCAGCTCAGCTCAGAAAGAGCTCCAGGTGAGACAACCCTGCCCGagctccctcctgcagcaggaagcaTGAGGTGTTCGCAGGCAGACAGTGCCCATCACACCAGCCCCACCACGGGGACACCAGCAGCTCCTCGCCCAGGCTCTGGGCACACCAGGGGCTTGCTTCCTTCCCTGGGTCCCCTGGATGCTCAGGCGCTGCCCCTGTAGACCAGCACCACCCAGACAGGGTGGGAGAGCATGCTGATGAATACTTTTACTGCCCGTAGGCACCTAAAATCACCTCAACAAGGGGGAATACCCTGGATCACGGAGACATCCCCAGATTACACTCACTGAAGGAGTTTGACACCATCAGCACGAGCAAGAAGCCTGTCTCTTTGGAGGTCAACTTGTGTTGTAAAGTATGTCACCCCGTCACATGCTGCAGCCGCGATCCGTGGCGCAGACAGAGCTGTCAACACCAGCAGATCCAAAAAGCAGTGGGTGAGACAGTCCTACCCCGGGGGGGCCAAGCGCGCCTGTGCCAGCAACACGACCCCGGCTCGCCTGTCCCTGCCTCGGGACTGCTCCCCTGCTGGGGATCCCTGTCACCCCAGCGTGCCGAGGCACTGCAGGGGAAGGTAGGTGCCAACACCCTCAGTGCTGCCTGCACTGGTCCTTCTCACAGGGCAGCTAACACGTGGACTCAGCTTTCCCCAGGCTCCTCTGAACTCCTGGTGCACAGCAAAGGTTCTGCCTTGGCGACTTTTGGCTTCCCCGCATGCAGAGGTGCTTGTTCCCGCGCTTGGATCTCGCCACTTGAAAGCAAGAAACCAGACGCTAGTTGCAAATGGAGGAAAGCATGATTTCTTCTCCCCATTTCTCAGTGCAAACCAGATAGGATTAAACTGAAGGGCATAGGGCTGGATTTTCAGTGGTGTTTAGGCTCGAGGGATGCAGAGACATAACTCTTAATAAAACAGCCCAAATCACCCACGTGGGGCGGGCGCCTCTCTATCTGCACTACTACACTTCTGAAAAATTTGGCTcctacagagcagcagcagtctGCAATTCACTCGCTGCAGAAAATATTCTCTGTTTAAGATGTCAGttgctgtttttacaatcttttCCCCTGTTATGGTTATATTCACATTCAAGGTTGCTTAACtgataaataacaaaaatgctGGGTTTATATATTTCAGATGAAATTCCACTTTTTATCTAAACGTGGACTGACACACATGCCAAGGGAAAAAGTTATCAGCAGAAAATAGCCGGCATCCACTGTAACATAACAAATCTATAAAAAACAGCCTATCTCCATGTACACGAGCTATTGCTAAAATAAATGGGATGAGCACAGCGTGTCCTCCTGGTTATCGAGGGAGGATCATCACACTCGTAGCAAAGGCCACGCCGTCTGCAAGGCACCGGAGCCCGCCTGTTACTCCATCCAGCGGAGTGAGCCTTTCTTAAATAATGAAAGGTAAAAAGCACAAACGCAGCCGAGATGAAAAATCAATGATGTAGCCGAGGCTTCCTGCTTGCCGATTTGAATCATGAATCAAAACGATGCTCTTTAAAATCACCGTGATGAATGGGGCTGGGCTGAAAGGCACCTGGGGGGCCTTGCTGGTCCCGCTGCCCAGGGCAGAAGCCGTGTGAAGGGAAGGGAGCCACGAGCAGCGGGGACATGCGGCCAGGGAGAAAAACTCGGGAGCTGCAACGTGGCAGCGGGGGGCTTCACACCGGGGTGGGGGGTTCATTTCCCAGTGCAACCTCTCAGGTGCACAAGAAACTTGCTCTCAGCTTCTCAGCAGCCCAGGGGGTGGCCGGGGGCTCCTGCTGGCCCCTGCGCCGTGCCGGTGCCGAGCGGGGCGGCGAGGGGGAAGCAGCAGGCGCCGGGCGGTGCTGTGCTGCGGGGGAAGCGCACACCCACGCGAGACGCGTGGGGAATGCGAGGGAacaaccatctttttttttttttttttttttttaaggggcaAAG is a genomic window containing:
- the PSD gene encoding PH and SEC7 domain-containing protein 1 isoform X1, which produces MAQAGGLVHLPTAEGCSASPPPFSHPGDHRPWPPAAVSPDLDHRSPPRCLTPNLNAGRLHLLRKGLAPDARRSPLGLYNSTGSLARKPTETGPFGNGGCPGGGRLTAPCTPRRGQHVAGLTSPGSRSPLVAPEGRSSVVTFRFIEKASVRPLGGPPAPRENGPCAVEHGEGWCVPPGQPQPQPQPQERLLRKLKLEASVSDPLLAGSRSPGETRARGAGRDAGTLATSCLFSSLTNGLQAPPGDVPTSPRPQGSAWPCPRQSSAHAQRIARAKWEFFYGSMEAPKAGSSAPLAEPSPKPGCLLPTEPQKSVPEHGLSHVEVEIEVSPQGGKEHGSCETGIIRRTVKYSETDLDTVPLRCYRETNIDDILAEKDEVDSAIESQKDSESNPSFVGTPGRRNSTPEGLPEHSAKRTKGGLRGGDVEEDDEVFEAMRKENRERIMDRDTQGMLKSPVPFLLGHSLSKDGMDSFSKHFESIMESHRAKGTSYTSLDSIDILSSPARTHGTFFTFDLPTLTPEVQGQIRDSAKLIEENFAPLAHLEPDSGTSSATDAPWTEREEERGRQRKGIRRSPCCSEDSFGTPLASNMSDHPLSQLVSDSDSEMDSMEQLALGSTDTLSNGHKADLEAAKRLAKRLYNLDGFKKADVARHLGKKYVNEFSRMVAGEYLKFFVFTGMSLDQALRSFLKELALMGETQERERVLAHFSQRYYECNPNAISSEDGAHTLTCALMLLNTDLHGHNIGKRMSCSDFIGNLEGLNGGTDFPKELLKALYGSIKNEKLQWAIDEEELRKSLSELADPKPKSIKRISSCSNPFLDFSQDSSIATYKHGLLVRKIHADPDCKKTPRGKRGWKPFHAILKGMILYLQKEEYKPGKALAEEELKNAISIHHSLATRASDYSKRPNVFYLRTADWRVFLFQAQNPEQMHSWITRINVVAAMFSAPPFPAAIGSQKKFSRPLLPSSCTRLSQDEQVKSHETKFKAMSAELLEHRSSLPEKKVKGKEYEELKQKEEYLEFEKSRYGTYAMLLRAKLKAGSEDLAAFESTLFDAAGGEDDGLKKSRSSPSLNAEPSSTGTKVKRNVSERASRQPPGHPQKS
- the PSD gene encoding PH and SEC7 domain-containing protein 1 isoform X2 → MAQAGGLVHLPTAEGCSASPPPFSHPGDHRPWPPAAVSPDLDHRSPPRCLTPNLNAGRLHLLRKGLAPDARRSPLGLYNSTGSLARKPTETGPFGNGGCPGGGRLTAPCTPRRGQHVAGLTSPGSRSPLVAPEGRSSVVTFRFIEKASVRPLGGPPAPRENGPCAVEHGEGWCVPPGQPQPQPQPQERLLRKLKLEASVSDPLLAGSRSPGETRARGAGRDAGTLATSCLFSSLTNGLQAPPGDVPTSPRPQGSAWPCPRQSSAHAQRIARAKWEFFYGSMEAPKAGSSAPLAEPSPKPGCLLPTEPQKSVPEHGLSHVEVEIEVSPQGGKEHGSCETGIIRRTVKYSETDLDTVPLRCYRETNIDDILAEKDEVDSAIESQKDSESNPSFVGTPGRRNSTPEGLPEHSAKRTKGGLRGGDVEEDDEVFEAMRKENRERIMDRDTQGMLKSPVPFLLGHSLSKDGMDSFSKHFESIMESHRAKGTSYTSLDSIDILSSPARTHGTFFTFDLPTLTPEVQGQIRDSAKLIEENFAPLAHLEPDSGTSSATDAPWTEREEERGRQRKGIRRSPCCSEDSFGTPLASNMSDHPLSQLVSDSDSEMDSMEQLALGSTDTLSNGHKADLEAAKRLAKRLYNLDGFKKADVARHLGKNNEFSRMVAGEYLKFFVFTGMSLDQALRSFLKELALMGETQERERVLAHFSQRYYECNPNAISSEDGAHTLTCALMLLNTDLHGHNIGKRMSCSDFIGNLEGLNGGTDFPKELLKALYGSIKNEKLQWAIDEEELRKSLSELADPKPKSIKRISSCSNPFLDFSQDSSIATYKHGLLVRKIHADPDCKKTPRGKRGWKPFHAILKGMILYLQKEEYKPGKALAEEELKNAISIHHSLATRASDYSKRPNVFYLRTADWRVFLFQAQNPEQMHSWITRINVVAAMFSAPPFPAAIGSQKKFSRPLLPSSCTRLSQDEQVKSHETKFKAMSAELLEHRSSLPEKKVKGKEYEELKQKEEYLEFEKSRYGTYAMLLRAKLKAGSEDLAAFESTLFDAAGGEDDGLKKSRSSPSLNAEPSSTGTKVKRNVSERASRQPPGHPQKS